In Oncorhynchus gorbuscha isolate QuinsamMale2020 ecotype Even-year linkage group LG02, OgorEven_v1.0, whole genome shotgun sequence, a single genomic region encodes these proteins:
- the LOC123999641 gene encoding phospholipase A2 group XV-like produces the protein MGEMVSCGLTIPVLFQLCLLFFAPYINGRTFENCLTGKSCRSERPPVVLIPGDLGNQLEAKLDKPSVVHYICYKKTDVYFTLWLNLELLVPVAIDCWIDNIRLIYNRTTRQTEAPPGVDVRVPGFGQTFSLEYLDPSKRDVGMYFVTIVQSLVEWGYTRDDDVRGAPYDWRKAPNENKAYFLSLQQMIEEMAEKAGCPVVLIAHSMGNMYTLYFLNHQPQAWKDRYIKAFVSLGAPWAGVAKTMRVVASGDNNRIPVISSLKIRSQQRSAVSTTWLFPYAHSWPVDQVLIQTPTTNYTVKDYQRFFKDIDFEDGWEMRQDTAPLVSALEPPGVAIHCLYGSGVPTAEGFLYTNFPDTDPTLILGDGDGTVNLLSATQCKRWIGHQNQPVHMLELEGNEHVAMLLNFTTVAYIKTVLFGP, from the exons ATGGGAGAAATGGTATCCTGTGGTTTGACTATCCCAGTGCTCTTTCAgctgtgtttgttgttttttgcaCCATACATCAACGGCAGAACATTTGAGAATTGTCTCACGGGCAAGTCATGTCGATCGGAAAGACCTCCCGTAGTCCTAA TTCCGGGAGACCTAGGGAATCAGTTGGAGGCCAAGCTGGACAAGCCCAGCGTGGTTCACTACATATGTTACAAGAAGACTGATGTATATTTCACATTATGGCTCAACCTGGAACTGCTGGTGCCGGTGGCCATCGACTGCTGGATCGATAACATAAG ACTGATTTACAACCGCACAACAAGGCAGACGGAAGCTCCTCCGGGGGTAGATGTCAGGGTGCCTGGCTTTGGACAGACCTTTTCTCTGGAATACCTTGACCCCAGCAAGCGCGATGTTG GCATGTATTTCGTCACCATAGTGCAGTCGCTGGTAGAATGGGGATATACAAGAGATGATGATGTTCGAGGGGCTCCGTATGACTGGCGTAAGGCTCCAA ATGAGAACAAGGCCTACTTTTTGAGTCTGCAACAGATGATTGAAGAGATGGCAGAGAAGGCTGGATGTCCAGTTGTACTGATTGCCCACAGCATGGGGAACATGTACACCTTGTATTTCCTAAACCATCAGCCCCAGGCCTGGAAGGATCGCTACATCAAGGCCTTTGTGTCCCTGGGTGCTCCTTGGGCTGGAGTGGCCAAAACCATGAGAGTTGTGGCTTCTG GTGATAATAACCGTATTCCAGTCATCAGTTCACTAAAAATCCGCTCACAGCAGCGCTCTGCAGTCTCAACCACATGGCTGTTCCCATACGCACATTCCTGGCCCGTTGACCAGGTCCTGATCCAAACACCCACCACCAACTACACCGTCAAGGACTACCAGCGCTTCTTCAAGGATATTGATTTCGAAGATGGCTGGGAGATGCGTCAAGACACTGCGCCACTGGTCAGTGCACTGGAGCCCCCTGGGGTGGCCATACACTGTCTGTACGGCAGTGGAGTTCCCACAGCGGAGGGTTTCCTCTATACCAACTTTCCTGATACAGACCCCACACTGATTCTTGGAGATGGGGATGGGACAGTCAACCTGCTGAGTGCCACCCAGTGCAAGCGTTGGATAGGCCACCAGAATCAGCCTGTCCATATGCTTGAGCTGGAAGGGAATGAGCATGTGGCAATGCTGCTTAACTTTACGACGGTCGCCTACATCAAGACTGTCCTTTTTGGCCCTTGA